From Erigeron canadensis isolate Cc75 chromosome 8, C_canadensis_v1, whole genome shotgun sequence, one genomic window encodes:
- the LOC122611187 gene encoding amino acid permease 3-like encodes MKMGDIGKHQQGFEVTAGDFAPQAPSKCFDDDGRLKRTGTVWTASAHIITAVIGSGVLSLAWATAQLGWIAGPTVLFLFSFVTYYTSCLLAACYRQGDPVKGKRNYTYMEAVQNNLGGFQVKICGFIQYFNLVGVAIGYTIAASISMIAVKRSQCFHEKGHHNPCGVSGTPYMLMFGVVEILFSQIPDFDQISWLSMVAAVMSFTYSSIGLGLGISKVAENKKIKGSLTGIRIGKVTETQKIWRSFQALGAIAFAYSYSLILIEIQDTIKSPPAEHKTMKKATLISVVTTTVFYMFCGCFGYAAFGDDSPGNLLTGFGFYNPYWLLDIANAAIVIHLVGAYQVYCQPLFAFVENTAARYFPESKFINNNIEIPIPFGGYKPYKLNMFRLVWRTIFVCLTTLVAMLMPFFNDVVGILGAFGFWPLTVYFPVEMYIVQKKIPKWSTRWISLQILSVACLIISICAAAGSFAGVVTDLKIYQPFKTMY; translated from the exons ATGAAG ATGGGTGATATTGGAAAGCATCAACAAGGCTTTGAAGTTACCGCCGGGGATTTTGCCCCTCAGGCTCCTTCTAagtgttttgatgatgatggaCGTCTTAAGAGAACAG GGACCGTATGGACTGCAAGTGCACATATCATAACTGCGGTTATTGGGTCCGGTGTGTTGTCATTGGCATGGGCTACAGCACAACTCGGCTGGATCGCCGGACCTACGGTTCTGTTCTTATTTTCGTTTGTGACATATTACACGTCGTGTCTTCTTGCCGCATGTTACCGCCAAGGTGACCCTGTCAAAGGCAAACGAAACTATACATATATGGAAGCTGTTCAAAACAATCTTG GTGGATTCCAAGTGAAAATTTGTGGGTTTATTCAATATTTCAATCTTGTTGGAGTAGCAATTGGGTACACTATTGCAGCTTCTATAAGCATGAT AGCAGTGAAAAGATCACAATGTTTTCATGAAAAGGGACATCACAACCCATGTGGAGTATCAGGAACACCATACATGCTTATGTTTGGTGTTGTGGAAATCTTGTTCTCTCAAATCCcagattttgatcaaatttCTTGGCTTTCAATGGTGGCTGCAGTCATGTCATTCACTTATTCTAGTATTGGGCTTGGTCTTGGAATATCTAAAGTTGCTG aaaataaaaaaataaagggaaGCCTCACTGGTATTAGAATTGGAAAAGTGACTGAAACTCAAAAGATATGGAGAAGCTTTCAAGCACTTGGAGCCATTGCTTTTGCTTATTCTTATTCCCTCATCCTTATTGAAATTCAG GATACAATCAAATCACCACCAGCAGAGCACAAAACCATGAAAAAAGCAACTTTGATAAGTGTAGTAACTACAACAGTCTTCTACATGTTTTGTGGATGTTTTGGCTATGCTGCATTTGGAGATGACTCACCCGGAAACCTTCTCACTGGTTTCGGTTTCTACAACCCATATTGGCTTCTTGACATAGCCAATGCCGCTATTGTGATCCATCTTGTTGGTGCTTACCAAGTGTACTGCCAACCCTTATTCGCCTTCGTTGAAAACACGGCTGCAAGATACTTCCCTGAAAGCAAGTTTATTAACAACAATATCGAGATCCCTATCCCATTCGGTGGATATAAACCATACAAGCTTAACATGTTCCGATTGGTGTGGAGAACTATCTTTGTGTGCTTGACCACACTTGTTGCAATGTTGATGCCATTCTTCAACGACGTTGTTGGGATCCTTGGGGCATTTGGGTTTTGGCCGTTAACTGTTTACTTCCCGGTGGAAATGTACATTGTTCAAAAGAAGATACCAAAATGGAGTACGCGATGGATTTCACTACAAATACTAAGTGTCGCTTGTCTCATTATTTCCATATGTGCTGCAGCCGGGTCGTTTGCTGGAGTTGTTACTGATCTAAAGATCTACCAACCCTTCAAGACAATGTATTGA
- the LOC122579338 gene encoding histone-lysine N-methyltransferase ASHR1, translated as MEDLQRVLQHEHQVSVSTLADKGRCLFTSRHFSPGEVILSEEPYVSVPNKTSVESRCEMCFISSNVKRCSSCRVVWYCGSKCQKSDWKLHRVECQLLSQLDKNRIRSLTPSIRLMAKLYLRRKLQDEKVIPTTVMDNYNLVKDLVSHISEVGETQLVLYAQMASLVSIILQRPDLNIKEIAENFSKFACNAHTICDSELRPLGTGLYSVISIINHSCSPNSVLVFEGRMATIRATQQIPKGSEVLISYIETAGNTMTRQKALKEQYFFTCSCPRCIRLGQPEDIEESAVLEGYRCKNQTCDGFLLRDPESEGFRCQLCGLLRDKEEILKIAGEEKAMSEKACVALSSGHIKEALEIYMMVEKLQVKLFHPFSINLMRTRETLLTKLMELQDWKQALKYCRLTIPVYERVYPKVHPLRGLQYYTCGKLEWLLGYTKEAIKSLTQAVDVLRITHGTTAPFMKDLIAKLEEARAEASYKLLSMDD; from the exons atggaaGATTTGCAGAGAGTGTTGCAACATGAACATCAAGTATCAGTTTCAACACTTGCAGATAAAGGCCGCTGCCTCTTCACTTCTAGACACTTTTCTCCag GTGAGGTAATTTTAAGTGAAGAACCGTATGTTTCTGTACCAAACAAAACATCAGTGGAATCACGATGCGAGATGTGTTTTATATCAAGTAATGTGAAGAGGTGTTCGTCTTGTCGTGTTGTATGGTACTGTGGGAGCAAATGCCAG AAATCCGATTGGAAGCTGCATCGTGTTGAATGTCAACTGCTTTCCCAGTTAGATAAAAATAGAATTAGATCTCTTACACCTTCTATACGTTTGATGGCCAAACTTTATCTCCGGAGGAAGTTGCAGGATGAGAAG GTTATCCCAACTACTGTGATGGACAACTACAATCTTGTTAAGGATTTAGTATCTC ATATTTCAGAAGTTGGAGAGACGCAATTGGTGTTGTATGCACAAATGGCAAGCCTTGTTAGCATAATACTCCAGCGGCCTGATCTCAATATTAAAGAAATTGCAGAAAATTTCTCCAAG TTTGCATGTAATGCACACACAATTTGTGATAGTGAGCTGAGACCATTGGGCACCGGACTATATTCTGTCATTTCCATCATAAATCACAG CTGCTCTCCGAATTCAGTTTTGGTATTTGAGGGACGAATGGCAACGATACGTGCTACACAACAAATACCGAAAGGTAGTGAG GTATTAATAAGCTACATCGAGACAGCAGGAAACACAATGACTCGGCAAAAAGCTCTAAAAGAGCAGTACTTCTTCACTTGCAGCTGTCCCCGTTGCATAAGACTG GGTCAGCCTGAAGATATTGAAGAGAGTGCGGTTCTTGAAGGTTACAGATGTAAAAATCAGACATGTGATGGTTTCTTGCTTCGCGATCCTG AGAGTGAAGGATTTAGATGCCAACTATGTGGGCTTCTAAGGGACAAAGAAGAAATACTAAAGATTGCTGGTGAAGAAAAAGCAATGTCAGAGAAGGCATGTGTGGCTCTTTCCTCTGGGC ATATCAAGGAAGCCCTCGAAATATACATGATGGTTGAGAAACTTCAAGTGAAGCTTTTTCATCCCTTTTCTATCAATCTGATGCGAACTAGAGAAACTCTCCTAACA AAATTGATGGAGCTGCAAGATTGGAAGCAAGCACTTAAATATTGTAGACTAACCATCCCAGtttatgaaa GAGTATACCCTAAAGTTCATCCTCTTCGGGGACTGCAATACTATACTTGTGGGAAGCTTGAATG GTTACTTGGGTACACAAAAGAAGCTATTAAATCACTTACACAAGCCGTTGATGTATTGCGAATAACTCATGGGACGACTGCTCCTTTCATGAAGGATCTTATTGCTAAGTTGGAAGAAGCACGAGCAGAAGCTTCTTACAAGCTCCTGTCCATGGATGATTAG